In Athene noctua chromosome 8, bAthNoc1.hap1.1, whole genome shotgun sequence, a genomic segment contains:
- the BDH1 gene encoding D-beta-hydroxybutyrate dehydrogenase, mitochondrial gives MLATKLSRPLLNSLKALNFKDPRNGFRPVQRFCFPLLSPCGSRSYASEVDQIGSRAVLITGCDSGFGFALAKHLHTKGFIIYAGCLQKDKGDGGSKDLDNMKSDRMRTVQLNVCDSKEVDRAVEHVNSSLEDPEKGLWGLVNNAGISTFGEVEFTSMDTYMEVAEVNLWGTVRTTKAFLPLIRRSKGRVVNISSMMGRMGSPARSPYCITKFGVEAFSDCLRYEMQPQGVTVSIVEPGNFIAATNLYSPERIKAIADKMWDELPEIVRKDYGRKYFDEQVSKMETYCNSGSTDTSPVIESVAHALTSTTPYTRYHPMDYYWWLRMQIMTHMPAAISDRLYVY, from the exons ATGTTGGCTACCAAGCTGTCCCGGCCTCTCCTGAACTCTCTGAAAGCCCTGAATTTCAAGGACCCAAGGAATGGCTTCAG gcCTGTGCAAAGATTTTGCTTCCCTCTCTTGTCCCCATGTGGCAGCCGCTCTTATGCAAGTGAAGTCGATCAG attggcagcagagctgtgcttaTAACAGGTTGTGACTCAGGGTTTGGATTTGCCTTGGCCAAGCACTTGCATACCAAAGGCTTCATTATTTATGCTGGCTGCCTGCAAAAG GACAAGGGAGATGGTGGCTCCAAGGATCTGGACAACATGAAGAGTGATCGAATGAGAACAGTCCAGCTCAACGTCTGTGACAGCAAAGAAGTGGACCGAGCAGTGGAGCACGTGAATAGCAGCCTGGAGGACCCAGAGAAAG GGCTCTGGGGCCTGGTTAACAATGCTGGGATCTCCACGTTTGGGGAAGTCGAGTTCACCAGCATGGACACCTACATGGAAGTAGCTGAAGTGAATCTGTGGGGGACTGTGCGAACCACCAAGGCTTTTCTCCCGCTCATCCGGAGGTCAAAGG GTCGTGTGGTGAACATCAGCAGCATGATGGGCCGGATGGGCAGCCCTGCCCGGTCGCCATACTGCATCACCAAGTTTGGCGTGGAAGCCTTCTCCGACTGCCTGCGGTACGAAATGCAGCCCCAGGGGGTGACGGTCAGCATCGTGGAGCCTGGCAACTTCATAGCTGCCACCAACCTGTACAGCCCCGAGCGAATCAAAGCCATAGCCGACAAAATGTGGGACGAGCTCCCGGAGATAGTGCGCAAAGACTATGGTAGGAAGTACTTCGATGAGCAGGTCAGCAAGATGGAGACATACTGCAACAGCGGCTCGACGGACACCTCGCCGGTCATCGAAAGCGTCGCCCACGCGCTCACCTCCACGACCCCCTACACCCGCTACCACCCCATGGATTACTACTGGTGGCTGCGCATGCAGATCATGACGCACATGCCTGCTGCCATTTCAGATCGGCTCTATGTCTACTGA